The sequence ACATCGGGGACCGTCCGCGGTCTCGGACAGCGAGCGCTGGGAGTGGACGGGTTCGCGTCGGCGGTGGTTATTACCGGCCTCGCGGCGCTGGTCGTCGCGGTCGCCGTCTGGTGGGATGTCGGTCGCGACCGAAGCGGTGGCCTGCGGCGCGTGCTGCTCGCACTCGGGTCGCTGGTCGCGTTCTCCGCGGGCGGGAGTCAGGTCGGACTCGCCGTGGGGCCGTTGCTACCTTTGCTCGGCGAGGTGGGGACGGTCTCGACGTTCGCTGTGCTCGTCGGCGGCGGTCTGGGAATGCTCGTCGGTTCTTGGACAGGTGCGCCCCGGATGATCAAGTCGCTGGCGCAGGACTACTCGTCGCTGGGTCCGCGGCGCTCCATCTCCGCACTCGTGCCGTCGTTCCTGATCGCGCAGTTGGCGGTGTTGCTGGGCGTCCCGGTCTCGTTCAACGAAATCGTCGTCAGCGCCATCATCGGGAGCGGTGCCGCAGTCGGCGGCCGCGAGGCGGTGGACGCGCGAAAGATTCTCCTGACGGTGGGCGCGTGGGTGGGGTCGTTCGCTCTCTCGTTCGGACTCGCGTACGCCGCCGGGGCCGTCCTCCTGTAACCGATCGGAGGTCGACCCGATGGGATTCCCGCGAGCGAAGCGAGCGGGAAAACGTCAGTCGGGGACGAGTGTCGATACGACCGACTCAGAGAGTCAGCGTTCCTAGTCGTAACTTTCGTGCGAACGGTCCGAAAGCACCCGACGCGAACGACGTTCCGTATCCTTGGCGCGATGGGCG comes from Halopelagius inordinatus and encodes:
- a CDS encoding inorganic phosphate transporter, whose protein sequence is MDPALIALFVGAALASLFMAWVIGAGSSGATPFAPAVGANAIATMRAALLVGVFGFAGAVTQGGNVSEAVGSGLVGGISLPVAGVILVLVLGAGLMAVGITTGYPIATAFTVTGAVIGVGIALGGTPVWSKYQQIAAVWILTPFVGGGIAFAIASLLPRPDVPERYSIPALAGLVGAVLANVQFSFLGEGSTSGTVRGLGQRALGVDGFASAVVITGLAALVVAVAVWWDVGRDRSGGLRRVLLALGSLVAFSAGGSQVGLAVGPLLPLLGEVGTVSTFAVLVGGGLGMLVGSWTGAPRMIKSLAQDYSSLGPRRSISALVPSFLIAQLAVLLGVPVSFNEIVVSAIIGSGAAVGGREAVDARKILLTVGAWVGSFALSFGLAYAAGAVLL